The Carassius auratus strain Wakin chromosome 34, ASM336829v1, whole genome shotgun sequence genomic sequence TCAGTAGACTGACAATACAAAAAATAggcaatataaatatacattttaagaataatgtaagtattcttttaaataatatgaatgacaacaataatattcataataatttattattattattatttattactaataacttataattaattgtaataatatgtggAACCTTGtctctttttttgcattttaacaatgaaaaaatTTGTTGATTACGACGATAAAACATAATGTCCTTTAtaaatattctattattattagtgctgtcaatcgattaaaaaaaattaactaattaatcgcacaattttcaaaaattaatcgcgattaatcgcaattaaaagactgaaactttttggacatgtaaatgtaaaatgttaataattaatgtaaactcaagacaaagaaactatttaaattcaaaatatgattgtttattggaatttttgtttaacttgtaacacagattttctcatgtaaacaacatacctgcaataaaccatcaatatcctccaaattaactgttggcttgaaagccatatttattacagaaataaaaacacagaaatgtaagtaccatttgaatttcaaaacaatcaatgccaataaaaaacaaaaatgatttccatgttgaattctaagtggactgcaaaaaaattccaaagtatagtcattgccagtgctttaagtgggcctgtacgcaccagtactcagtaccgccacttccaaatatagctcttgagcgtaccgccacctctccgtgcgcccagaacgtgcttgtagcgtaccggtacgctcatttggacatctgttttaatagaggttttaatcttttacctgcactgccgattttcagagcgcccttcacaatgcaagcttcctaattcatcccacccagagcagaaactacattacccattcacccttaagttacacaagtgaatagcgcatgtgtcgcttttcctactgttaagtgtcaacaactcaacgtgcccggagaaggtgtgtgaaactcgttgtgagttatactaaagcaaaatcttgagtatttattgtctgataaacattaaaaactgtctgcggaggttgagtcgtcctgcagcccccgctggctgttcattggctgcagcatcttttttctaagttctaaaaaaataccgtagacggcaaggcacaaatttagatattcatttatctaattaatctatagcctatgcacaaagacaatatgttctttttgtcccctttttgttttaaagcttgatgaagagagagagcgcaagttgctgcagctgaggaggacagtgatacacgcgtacaggagtgattgacagttcgctgcactgtgtacaaaaaaatactccgctacacaattatttcgttattttaatgttgctgtttcttgtggcagactaaatgaaaatgtttcttgtggcagactgaagagtaatccggcagagttttatactgaaactttccgtctaaaagtccttccttggtcttatccatatttctttgcacgttgaacacacataggccacaactggaaataaaaaaaaactgcaaccgcgttaattgcgttatttttttttaacgcgttaaatatttcaaattaatcgaatgcgttaacgcgctaattttgacagcactaattattattaataatgtgttatttcaaataataaaaacataatatttatagtAATTTATGGCCTTCCAATACACAGTCCATCttataaaattgtaattgtattgaataaaaaaacatagTGAAATATTTCTTCCATATTCATTTGTATACTTAGCGGTGATGCGCCACAAAATGATGCGTGATGCTCAAAAAGCAATGGTACCATGGCTCCATGGCCAGCCCATCTATGCCCCCATTGGCTCAAATGCATCTTCTCAAGCAAACCCTTTACTATATTCAGGTCAGTATAACTTAATCTATCAGTCTGTTAGTATATGTAAAGCTGCTTCTGATCATTAAAGTGACACTAATAATTTGTCCTCCACAGGGTCTTATTCTGAACCTTCATCCAAACACAACTTTCCCATGGCCCAAATGGCCATTCCTCCTCCTCAGCCTGTCCCGCCAATGGTACCTCCCCATGGATATCATTCCAGCATAAATGGAAGTGTACATGGTAAAAACCAGATGTTAGATTTTCTGGAGAACCAAGTTAGGCGAATGGATATGGCTGCCCCAATGCTTCAGCCTCAACATCACTACATGGCAGTCCCCTTCGAAAGCCTTCCTCATCAATATGCAGCCCAACAACCCCAGTATGTAACTCCACCACCTCAACCCATACCCCAAGCTGCTTTATCAGCCAGGCCTCCCAGCATGCTCTCAGCCCTGGACGAGATGGGTGTCCAAGGTGTGGAGCGCAGGGTCATCCAGCTGCCTCCCATCATGGGCCGAGCAAAACAGAGCTCTCGGCGGACCAATGATGGTGGAAGACACCGGCAGTCTAATCATTCCAGTGGTAGCTCTAACCGAAACGGCCATCATCGTGATGATTCCTGGAGGGAGCCGTCATCTTCACGAAGAGTGACTCAGCTACAGCGTAGCTACAGTGACGAGTCAGACTGGGACGACAGGCGTGGAGGCCGAGGTTCAGCAGGACGCAGGGGTGTTTCAGATTCTGATAGGTCTCGTCCACGTGTTCGGAGTAAAGGGGAGCTTCTGGAGGAGTTGGAGCGTGCAATGAACCCACGAGACAGGAGATATTCGCCTCCTCCACGTCGAGGCTCCTGGAGTTCAGACGAGGAGGACAGTTATAGAAAGGGGAAGCGATCTCAAGGGAGATTGTCTGAGAAACCACCAGCTTATACTTCCATTGACATTTTACCTGGCAACAGCAGGAGGAGTGACCACATCTCAGTAAGAATTTAGATTTATGATTTGTTCCCAAAAAAGTCCCAAAAAGGAcacacctaaaaaaataaaaatgaaaaatctgtcatcatttattaaccctcacgttgttccaaatttgaacgactttctttattctgctaacacaaaagaaggtattttgaaaaatgtctcggCTTGTTTGACTTTTATTGAATGAACAAAAACATATTCTTCAAAAGATCATCTTTTGTGTTTCGTAGAACAAAAAAAGGCACACAGagttggaatgaaatgagggtgagtaaatgacagatttttgttTATGGGTTTAAAACTATCCCTCGGGTTTGCTGACATGGAGAGAGGACATGTGATTTGAACAcacatgaaatagcatttttagTATGTTTAAGTCACTtttgataatgtaaataattGTTATGGTTTGTCTAAACATAAATAATGTCTCTTTTACAGGAGAAGAGCTCTCGCAGTGGCACAAGCGTTGTGATCTGAGTCATTCATTTCAAGCCTGATCTTTCATTACTCACCACCTTCAAGTGAATGTCTACTGGACTACTGTGTGTCATTGGGACTAATTGTGTACTTCAGCACAGTAATTAAGAGGTGACCACAGATGGCCTGCAGTAGACCCCTGGAACACAGTAAATGCACTGTACATCTTTTTTTACACTtaattttatatgttttaaaccGCTTTTAGATTTGATCACTTGAAAACATTTCTTTGATTTTATGTTTAAGTtttcactgttttcactgtaaattGTGTAATTATTAACCACTGCCAGGTTTTTGGTATTTGATCAGTACAGTTTATAGATGAGCTCACACTGATGGCACTTCAACTGAAGTTTGTACCTAAAAGAGTCTCATTGGTTCATCAAGGTTCTCTGTTTACTCTTAGTTAGTCTTTTTAACTACAGTGTAGTATTTTTAATGTTGGTTTAGttgttttctttgtcatttcATGGTGTTGCTATCTAAATCCTTGTGATGATTTAGTTTGATATATGAGTATGTATTGAGTAcacatgtatgttttattaattgcATTGTAAAAGAAGAGCAGTACATTCTTTAACTCTTAATCAAAGTGAACCGTTTCCAAGAAAAAAAGATCTTTGAATTTCTCATGTGCTGAGATGTAAACACTGGAAGTAATAAAGTAACTTTTTACCAATCTTTTAGACTAGGTCTTATATATTCCAGCATGTTTCGTGGTTTaatgattcaagatttttattcatcacatacaaaattatatatagcatatataaccagcagtgaaatgtgagtaggtaatgtgtgtaaaaagagaaCGCAATAAtgcatagtttttattattattaattatttatttatgtaacttCTTGTATTTGTTACAAGATTGATCAAACCAGcttagtttattaaaacatttgagGGTAGTGAATTGGTGAGACGTACACACACGGCAGGAATTACCTCTTATCGTGACTTGGGTAAAACTATTTTTGGGGGCCCCCTTAATTATTAATAGGCCTATATAATATTACCACCCcagcaaacaaaaatatttcGTAATCAGTGGAAACCGTTATAAAGACCGTTTAATTCGTGGTTACCATTTTACTATAGTTACCAGTTTTACTCTGAATGTTTTAAACGCAAACGCTTGAACCAACAAAAGTCCGGGGAAGCGGGCACAGGCCTACAGCAAATCTTCCGTTTACATGGAAAACGCCGTCATTCGCGTCGCCTCATTTTATTGGCCACTTCTGCCTAAAAGGGGCGGGCCCAGTGCAAGCTTTGGGAAGAGAAAGTGTAATGTCATACAAACCTTAATCGTTTCTTTCAGTCGATTACAACATCATCTACAGATAACGCGAGCCAGTGGAGACAGGCAAGGACAGTGTTTGGATTGAACCTAGTGAAGCAGAAGCTGCCGGTGGACTGGCTGTTCTCAGGTAACGTTACTTATGCGCTTTGCTTGCAAACAAAGAACGTTTTGCCTTATTAAAGAACAATGACAATGATGAACCTCTCCATAATGTGGATTTGGCCTGAAACACACAACGTTACTGTTGTTAAAATAAAGCAGCGTAGTGAATAAAGATCACAATACAACACAATGCTTTTGCGTTGAAATTTGCGTTCTACCAAAAGGCCTTGTTTACAAGTGAGAGGACGAACATGCTAAACTTGCAAAAGCtgcattagtcttttttttttctttgttgcagCGTTGGCAgttgtttattataaaaacattaccaTGTTAACCACAGTTTATGAACTCGTTTTACTGCAGTGacttttattactgtaaaatcatatttttggaAACCCCTGCTTGGTACAGTAGCTGGTCATTAGCTGGACAAAAAACAGCTTGACAGTCTGATTTCTTGCTGGTCTAATGTGGTCTACCAACTAGAAACCATGTCATCAAACCagcataaacttttattttggcaaaaCAATGGTTACTAATATAGTAAATTTCGTAAAAATGCCTCTCtgtacttgtttttctttcagcAGGAATCATGAACTCTCTCTCGGGTAAGAGTGTGCGGGCGCTGTGCAGGGTTTTCTCCAGTCCCCTGTCTCTTTCTCCTGCTGTCATAGGGGCAGTGAGGGTCTGTCACTCA encodes the following:
- the ildr1b gene encoding immunoglobulin-like domain-containing receptor 1, with the protein product MKEGLQLKVLALVLCVFPTELLSIQVTVPQTERNTMLFASVTLRCDYSTSVNQQNVLVTWRYKSFCLDPVLDYYSAAYQAALGLKQDPANDCPDSQRTVRIVIQKRGTNEATLGTEYRNRKIYIQNSADLVINEVMWWDNGMYFCSIDAAGDVVGDSDKEIRLIVYHWLTVLLIILGGLLLLILMCICCCQCCPQNCCCYVRCPCCPRTCCCPEEAVMRHKMMRDAQKAMVPWLHGQPIYAPIGSNASSQANPLLYSGSYSEPSSKHNFPMAQMAIPPPQPVPPMVPPHGYHSSINGSVHGKNQMLDFLENQVRRMDMAAPMLQPQHHYMAVPFESLPHQYAAQQPQYVTPPPQPIPQAALSARPPSMLSALDEMGVQGVERRVIQLPPIMGRAKQSSRRTNDGGRHRQSNHSSGSSNRNGHHRDDSWREPSSSRRVTQLQRSYSDESDWDDRRGGRGSAGRRGVSDSDRSRPRVRSKGELLEELERAMNPRDRRYSPPPRRGSWSSDEEDSYRKGKRSQGRLSEKPPAYTSIDILPGNSRRSDHISEKSSRSGTSVVI